The proteins below are encoded in one region of Peptoniphilus sp. GNH:
- a CDS encoding InlB B-repeat-containing protein: MRRKYILFFMSFIMILCSNSNAMSMDKIERLKTDKIIEGRENGDLDLDGYITRAETLKIIAYSLGYENDIKSYTDLESFKDVPENHWARNIIAFSKKVRLKNGNFLINGYPDGTFKPDEKIRNAEVLNLLLKAYHKDFNQKFLSEGNWSKSIVKFAKEAGFLEETEIEKGNELALRRNAFICLENAREYKNEKNEKNATKNENKDHSYSSVSSSSDYSRSWNFYKLHNEKVETPNIGKETRHELTVVLDANGGKFENGELNKTVKLEMGQDLNQTEKPIKEGFKFMGWSLVADGAVDGNILKNIQENKTVFAVWDKIKEDIQEKSYEISFDANGGQFEKTSKTKINVKEGKSCNPPVPTRTGYVFKGWSERPNGDIDNSLLDNIKASKRIYAIWDMECIILNQDGYDGDIPFVYADRNEDIQILFKDKAEDIIAKLGSIELEHDSGTFKNPVNERIKGIAVSELKLNKNIGKFIEICLDDNEDNKTYLKIAIKEKSADDKLKNEYCVKFDASKGKFDDNSKEKDIKTVQGRSLFFTYPEPKREGYVFLGWSSKADGNVELDLINNIQSDKTVYAVWMELKKPDMVKVIYNANGGKFKESEIYEEDVVKGQNAHNSNKPTRAGFKLIGWSLKKDGQVDNDILKNIQTSKTVYAVWEEIKEAPVQLMITLNPNGGRFSDTIGNKIIRVNKGSNMDNIEAPKKEGYKFKGWSSSMVGNKVDKDILKNIQTSKTVYAVWEEIKEAPVQLMITLNPNGGRFSDTIGNKIIRVNKGSNMDNIEAPKKEGYKFKGWSSSMVGNKVDKDILKNIQTSKTVYAVWEEIKEAPVQLMITLNPNGGRFSDTIGNKIIRVNKGSNMDNIEAPKKEGYKFKGWSSSMVGNKVDNDILKNIQTSKTVYAVWEEIKEAPVQLMITLNPNGGRFNGTIGNKIIRVNKGSNMDNIEAPKKEGYKFMGWSSSMVGSKVDKDILKNIQTSKTVYAVWEEIKNPQKEVFKNVIFNANGGYYESENEDDDVIRMKLIKVKYGEDAVNPPIPKRDGHKFLGWSDSNVGSVNENVLKNIRENKTVYAIWKKLN, encoded by the coding sequence ATGAGAAGGAAATACATTTTATTTTTTATGTCATTTATAATGATTCTGTGCTCAAACTCTAATGCAATGAGCATGGATAAAATTGAAAGATTAAAGACTGACAAAATAATAGAGGGAAGAGAAAATGGAGACTTAGATCTGGATGGATATATCACAAGAGCAGAGACTTTGAAAATAATAGCTTATAGTCTAGGGTATGAAAATGATATTAAAAGTTATACCGATTTGGAATCTTTTAAAGACGTACCCGAAAATCATTGGGCTAGAAATATAATTGCTTTTTCAAAGAAAGTTAGATTGAAAAATGGAAATTTTTTGATAAATGGGTATCCGGATGGGACTTTTAAACCAGATGAAAAAATTAGAAATGCTGAAGTTTTGAATCTTTTATTGAAGGCTTATCACAAAGATTTTAATCAAAAGTTTTTAAGTGAAGGGAATTGGTCTAAAAGTATTGTTAAGTTTGCCAAGGAAGCTGGATTTTTAGAGGAAACAGAAATTGAAAAAGGAAATGAATTAGCTTTAAGAAGAAATGCTTTTATATGTCTTGAAAATGCAAGAGAGTATAAGAATGAGAAGAATGAGAAGAATGCTACAAAAAATGAAAACAAAGATCATTCTTATTCAAGTGTTTCCTCATCATCCGACTATAGTCGCTCATGGAATTTTTATAAATTACATAATGAAAAAGTGGAAACACCTAATATTGGCAAAGAAACTAGACATGAATTGACGGTAGTACTTGATGCAAATGGTGGAAAGTTTGAAAATGGTGAGCTTAATAAAACTGTTAAACTTGAAATGGGACAAGATTTAAATCAAACTGAGAAGCCTATCAAAGAAGGGTTTAAATTCATGGGTTGGTCCTTGGTTGCAGATGGTGCAGTTGATGGTAATATTCTAAAAAATATTCAGGAAAACAAGACCGTATTTGCGGTATGGGATAAGATAAAAGAAGATATACAGGAAAAAAGTTATGAGATATCTTTTGACGCTAATGGAGGACAATTTGAAAAGACAAGTAAGACAAAAATAAATGTTAAAGAAGGAAAATCTTGCAACCCTCCTGTTCCAACTAGAACGGGCTACGTTTTTAAAGGTTGGTCTGAAAGACCGAATGGAGATATAGATAATTCTTTACTTGATAATATAAAGGCTAGCAAAAGAATTTATGCAATATGGGATATGGAGTGTATAATTCTAAATCAAGATGGCTACGATGGCGATATTCCTTTTGTTTATGCTGATAGAAATGAAGACATTCAAATTTTATTTAAAGATAAAGCTGAAGACATAATTGCAAAGCTTGGCTCAATAGAACTTGAACATGATAGTGGAACTTTTAAAAATCCTGTTAATGAGAGAATTAAAGGGATAGCTGTAAGTGAACTAAAATTAAATAAAAATATAGGAAAGTTTATTGAAATTTGTCTTGATGATAATGAAGACAATAAGACATATTTAAAAATAGCCATAAAAGAAAAATCTGCTGATGACAAATTAAAGAATGAATATTGTGTGAAATTCGATGCAAGTAAAGGAAAGTTTGATGATAATTCGAAAGAAAAAGATATTAAAACTGTCCAAGGTAGAAGTCTTTTCTTTACATATCCTGAGCCAAAGCGAGAAGGATATGTATTTTTAGGATGGTCGTCAAAAGCAGACGGAAATGTTGAGCTTGATTTAATAAACAACATACAATCCGACAAGACTGTTTATGCTGTTTGGATGGAGCTAAAAAAACCAGATATGGTTAAGGTTATATATAATGCAAATGGCGGAAAGTTTAAAGAAAGTGAAATTTACGAAGAGGATGTTGTCAAAGGACAAAATGCGCATAATTCAAATAAGCCTACAAGGGCTGGATTTAAATTAATTGGGTGGTCTTTGAAAAAAGACGGACAAGTAGACAATGACATCTTAAAAAACATACAAACAAGCAAGACCGTATACGCAGTATGGGAAGAAATAAAAGAAGCCCCAGTTCAACTCATGATAACCCTAAACCCAAATGGCGGAAGATTTAGTGACACAATAGGCAACAAGATAATAAGAGTAAACAAAGGCTCAAACATGGATAACATAGAAGCACCGAAAAAAGAAGGATACAAATTCAAGGGTTGGAGTTCTTCAATGGTAGGAAACAAAGTAGACAAGGACATCTTAAAAAACATACAAACAAGCAAGACCGTATACGCAGTATGGGAAGAAATAAAAGAAGCCCCAGTTCAACTCATGATAACCCTAAACCCAAATGGCGGAAGATTTAGTGACACAATAGGCAACAAGATAATAAGAGTAAACAAAGGCTCAAACATGGATAACATAGAAGCACCGAAAAAAGAAGGATACAAATTCAAGGGTTGGAGTTCTTCAATGGTAGGAAACAAAGTAGACAAGGACATCTTAAAAAACATACAAACAAGCAAGACCGTATACGCAGTATGGGAAGAAATAAAAGAAGCCCCAGTTCAACTCATGATAACCCTAAACCCAAATGGCGGAAGATTTAGTGACACAATAGGCAACAAGATAATAAGAGTAAACAAAGGCTCAAACATGGATAACATAGAAGCACCGAAAAAAGAAGGATACAAATTCAAGGGTTGGAGTTCTTCAATGGTAGGAAACAAAGTAGACAATGACATCTTAAAAAACATACAAACAAGCAAGACCGTATACGCAGTATGGGAAGAAATAAAAGAAGCCCCAGTTCAACTCATGATAACCCTAAACCCAAATGGTGGAAGATTTAATGGCACAATAGGCAACAAGATAATAAGAGTAAACAAAGGCTCAAACATGGATAACATAGAAGCACCGAAAAAAGAAGGATACAAATTCATGGGTTGGAGTTCTTCAATGGTAGGAAGCAAAGTAGACAAGGACATCTTAAAAAACATACAAACAAGCAAGACCGTATACGCAGTATGGGAAGAAATAAAGAATCCCCAAAAAGAAGTCTTCAAAAATGTAATATTTAATGCAAACGGAGGCTATTATGAAAGCGAAAATGAAGATGACGATGTAATAAGGATGAAGTTAATAAAAGTTAAATATGGAGAAGATGCTGTGAATCCTCCAATTCCTAAAAGAGACGGCCATAAGTTTTTGGGGTGGTCTGATAGCAATGTTGGAAGTGTAAATGAAAATGTTTTAAAAAACATTAGGGAAAATAAGACCGTCTATGCGATATGGAAGAAACTTAACTAG